In Musa acuminata AAA Group cultivar baxijiao chromosome BXJ2-8, Cavendish_Baxijiao_AAA, whole genome shotgun sequence, one genomic interval encodes:
- the LOC135618174 gene encoding uncharacterized protein LOC135618174 translates to MSSNITAILSPPPAPRSTLETRPTDASTAPATVATPFPPDHACSLWRSRVGSALRTALALTMIGVATVYGPATLRSYVMFPAFSYVVAMLIVGEATLGDSLHGTASAFYGTLLGVLPAMLTLLLLPAQGFSIAGTALTVSLSAFVVALPESTSLITKRIALGQIVIIYVTTFEHNAHSGHAKAILHLAQVAASTALGVVASVIALLFPYPRLASCEISKKSKLYREMVTVRLSLLVNAFFVDNKSCTVSLISQVRCLTSASTKVLQNINLKQAAVKWERPPLSFSSTPPVEPSERLQEIETPLKGMEMAISSVTAVHFSDHQFKRDMISLRNLINLRLIQDSYMDPYEIVDKTTLPPLPTLPHDPKDLPSFFFLFCMFLLHNRSLAPLFVEAGQESKIMPTTDQTENSCKEEPGTKRIKIPWYTSLRRERLVVALKCSLSLGLAVLFGLVYSKENGFWSGLTVAITMTPWREATFRLANVRAQGTAIGSVYGVLGSLISQNLMELRFLVLLPWITFASFLQRSRMYGPAGGIAAMFSALVILGRRNYGSPTAFAIARLTETFIGFSCSAFVELLLQPVRASTLAREQLSQSLEMLNECVESLVPCIGSMAPKEKEKKLRVKVTALRKYVQEAEAEPNFWFLPFPVACYKKLCASMTKMVDLLHFLAKSTVLLTEYSHGLADVCDDIPDSIVGEHLVHLKKLICSSAKCFAEALLVKSFARLEKEWKRKHIPDVETGKVEGPYVDRVMGADGEDCQKVIASFLQQANELMDRLDMSIDESLKNQLVLCLATVGFCMEGLMKETRELEMQILELVQRDNPGAHINLYAIRCKVKEIST, encoded by the exons ATGAGTAGTAATATTACTGCGATACTTTCACCACCACCAGCACCAAGATCCACTTTGGAAACGAGGCCCACTGATGCCTCCACCGCGCCCGCCACAGTTGCCACTCCATTCCCACCAGACCATGCTTGCTCACTATGGCGTTCCCGGGTTGGCTCTGCGCTGCGCACAGCCCTAGCATTGACCATGATTGGCGTCGCGACGGTTTATGGCCCGGCAACCCTTCGGAGTTACGTGATGTTCCCTGCTTTCTCTTACGTGGTCGCCATGCTGATCGTTGGGGAGGCGACGTTAGGGGATTCGCTGCACGGCACGGCGAGTGCATTCTACGGGACGCTTCTTGGCGTCCTCCCTGCTATGTTGACCTTGCTGCTACTACCAGCCCAAGGCTTCTCGATCGCCGGTACCGCCTTGACGGTGAGCCTTAGTGCCTtcgtggttgcactgcctgagtcgACGAGCTTGATCACCAAGCGCATTGCTCTTGGACAAATAGTGATCATCTACGTCACCACATTTGAACACAACGCCCATTCTGGTCACGCCAAGGCCATCTTACATCTTGCACAGGTAGCAGCGAGCACGGCTCTCGGAGTGGTGGCTTCGGTGATCGCCTTGCTGTTTCCTTATCCCCGGCTAGCAAGCTGTGAG ATAAGCAAGAAGAGCAAGCTATACAGGGAGATGGTGACTGTGAGGCTAAGTCTCTTAGTGAACGCATTCTTTGTGGATAACAAGTCTTGCACGGTTTCACTGATTTCTCAAGTGAGATGCTTAACATCTGCAAGCACCAAAGTACTTCAGAACATTAATCTCAAGCAA GCAGCCGTCAAGTGGGAGAGGCCACCTCTCAGTTTCTCCTCAACACCACCGGTAGAGCCATCAGAACGGTTGCAGGAGATTGAAACACCCTTGAAGGGGATGGAGATGGCTATATCGTCCGTCACAGCAGTCCATTTTTCAGATCACCAGTTTAAGCGCGACATGATAAGCCTAAGAAATCTCATAAATCTTAGACTGATACAAGATAGCTACATGGACCCATATGAGATTGTAGATAAGACGACCCTTCCTCCGCTGCCCACTTTGCCTCATGATCCCAAAGACcttccttctttcttcttcctcttttgtaTGTTCCTCCTCCATAACCGCTCGCTTGCCCCACTTTTCGTGGAAGCTGGACAAGAGAGTAAGATCATGCCAACAACTGATCAGACTGAGAATTCGTGCAAAGAAGAGCCTGGCACAAAAAGGATTAAGATACCTTGGTATACAAGCTTACGTCGTGAAAGGCTTGTAGTGGCATTGAAATGCTCGCTCTCATTAGGTCTCGCTGTGTTATTTGGACTTGTTTACAGCAAAGAAAATGGCTTCTGGTCTGGTCTGACAGTTGCCATCACGATGACTCCATGGCGAGAGGCTACATTCAGGTTGGCAAATGTAAGGGCGCAAGGAACGGCTATAGGATCTGTCTACGGAGTCCTGGGATCGTTGATTTCGCAGAATCTTATGGAACTCAGGTTTTTAGTCCTCCTTCCATGGATCACATTTGCAAGCTTCCTGCAACGTAGCCGCATGTATGGGCCGGCTGGAGGGATCGCTGCCATGTTCTCTGCGTTAGTAATATTGGGGAGGAGAAACTACGGTTCGCCTACTGCCTTTGCCATCGCCAGGCTAACGGAGACCTTCATTGGTTTCTCGTGCTCGGCCTTTGTGGAACTCCTCCTACAACCCGTTAGGGCGTCAACTCTGGCAAGAGAACAACTCTCCCAAAGCCTTGAAATGCTTAACGAGTGTGTTGAGTCACTAGTTCCATGCATAGGTTCTATGGCACCgaaggagaaagagaagaagctaAGAGTCAAAGTGACTGCACTGAGGAAGTACGTCCAAGAGGCTGAAGCCGAGCCAAACTTCTGGTTCTTGCCTTTCCCAGTTGCTTGTTACAAGAAACTCTGTGCCTCCATGACTAAGATGGTGGACCTACTGCACTTTCTGGCGAAGAGCACCGTGCTCTTGACTGAATACTCGCATGGGCTTGCAGACGTTTGTGATGATATCCCGGACAGTATCGTCGGAGAGCATTTGGTGCATCTCAAGAAGCTAATTTGTTCTTCCGCGAAGTGCTTTGCTGAGGCACTTCTAGTGAAATCATTTGCAAGACTAGAAAAAGAGTGGAAAAGGAAACACATACCTGATGTTGAGACAGGAAAAGTAGAGGGACCCTACGTTGATAGGGTCATGGGAGCTGATGGAGAGGACTGTCAGAAGGTAATTGCGTCTTTCCTTCAGCAGGCAAATGAACTAATGGACAGGCTTGATATGAGTATAGATGAGAGCCTGAAGAATCAATTAGTACTGTGCCTGGCCACGGTTGGCTTTTGCATGGAGGGCTTGATGAAAGAGACGAGGGAACTGGAGATGCAGATACTGGAACTTGTGCAGAGGGATAATCCTGGCGCCCACATAAATCTTTATGCAATCCGCTGTAAAGTGAAAGAGATATCGACctaa